ACCGAGGTCGGCAGCCAGCAGGCGGTTGTTGACCACCTCACGGCCAACGGCTTCATCTGAATCAGTATGGAAGAATCTACAGCACATTCAGGCGACGGTGACGACGAATCAGCAGACGCGACAGCGTCAGCGGCCTCGGACACGACAGCGCTGGAGCGAGTGAAAGCCGTTGCGCTGCTGCCAGTCCGGTCGTACCTCGTCAAGTTCGCTGTTGCGTTGCTCGTGATCGTGGTACTCATCGCGGCCGGCGGGTTCTGGGTGCAGGGGAACGCAACTGCCACACTCGAAGACGACACGGCACAACAGCTCGTACAGGAGGTCAACGCCGAGTCCGGCCTGTTGAACGAGTGGATTGAGCGCAACGAACGGCCGGTGCTCGTCGCGTCAAACAATCCGCTGCTCGGTTTCAACGCGACGCGCGAAGACCAGCAGGCCTACACGGAACGGCTCGCCGCGGATGAGCTCCAGTCCGACCGCGTCGCTGCCGTCCACCTTGCAGACCCCACTGTCGGCACAGCGGGGGAGGCAAGGATTGTGGCGAGTACTGACGAAACGCTCCGCGGAACGCGTGTCACATCGGACGCACATCCGTGGGTCGACCGGACTCGGTCTATCGGCCGCGACACAGTGGTTTCATCGAACCCGTACACGAACGCGAACGGCAAGCGAGTGGTCAGTTCGATGAGTGTCGCCGCCGACTTCACGCACGTACTCGTGGTCGAGTACGACGCCAGCGACCTGAGCAAGCAGTTCAGCACTGGTATCGACGGGACGTTCACACAGGTGGTCCGCCCGACATCGAGTTCGACTGAGGTGTTGTTCTCCGACGCCGGCACCGATGCCGTCGGACAGCCGTACATCCCGAACCAGTCACAGTCCGACATCCCGGAGATCAGCACGGCTACCGAACAGGGCACCTTTACCGACACGCCAGCGAAGGACGCAGTGCTTGACACCGACCACGTCGCCGCGTACGCGACCATCCCCGGCACAAACTGGGTCGTCATCAAGCACACGCCTGCGGCGAACGCGTTCGCGCTGAGCGAGCAGATTCGGACCGATATCCTAGCGTTCATCCTGCTCGCGCTCGGTGGCGTTGTCGTCGTGGGTGGAACGATTGGACGGAACACGGCGACATCCGTGCAACAGCTCTCTGCGGCCGCTACTGCCATCGAGCAGGGAGAGTACAATGTCGACGTTTCGAGCTCTCGCCGGGACGAAATCGGTCAGTTGTTCACGTCTATCGGGAGCATGCGCGACGCACTCGTCTCGAAAATCGACGAAGCCGAGGCTGCCCGTGAGCAAGCAACAGACGCCCAGGAGGAGGCGGAAGAAGAGCGAGCCCGCGCCGAGCAGGCAAAGGAAGAGGCTGAGACGCTCGCGGCGGAACTCGAACAGCAAGCAGAGGTATACAGCGACGTGATGGAAGCGTGCGCGGACGGTGACCTGACCCGGCGTCTCCCCGAAAGCGAGACCGACAACGAGGCGATGGCGGCTATCGCGTCGTCGTTCAACGATATGCTCGCACAGTGGGAACGCACTATCGTCGACATTCAGGAGTTCGCGGAGACTGTCACAGCCGCCAGCGAGGAGGCCGAAGTCGGGGCGACTGACGCCGAGCGTGCGAGCGGCGAGGTCAGCGAATCGGTTCAGGAGATCGCGGCTGCCGCCGACGAGCAACGCGATATGCTGGACACAGTCTCGGGAGAGATGACTGACCTTTCGGCAGCTATCGAAGAGGTAGCTGCGTCCGCTGACTCGGTTGCGGAGCACTCGAACCAGACCGCTGACGTCGCCCGAAAGGGCGAAGACACGGCCAGAGACGCGCTCGAAAGTTCACGCAGAGTACAGGAGGCAATCGACACGACTGTCGAGAACGTCGAACAGTTAGACGAGCAGATGGCGGAAATCAGCACCATCGTCGAGCTGATCGCCGACATCGCCGAGCAGACGAATATGCTCGCGCTGAACGCGAACATCGAAGCTGCTCGTGCCGACAAAGACGGCGAAGGGTTCGCCGTCGTGGCCGACGAAGTCAAGGAACTCGCCGGGGAAACGCAGGCATCGGCGACCGAAATAGAGCAACTCATTACCGATGTCCAGTCCCAGACGGAGACGACTGTCGACGAGGCCAGAGTCGCTGAGGAGTCGATGGAAGCAGGCATCAGTGCGGTCGAAGAGGTCATGGAAGCGTTCACAGAAGTGTCGGAGTACGCCGACAAAACGGACGCCGGCGTCCAGGGGATCAGCGACACCACTGACGATCAGGCCGCCAGTACTGAAGAAGCGGTATCGATGACCGAGGAAGTCGCCGACCTCAGTGAATCCACTGCCGATGAGGTACAGAGCGTGTCCGCCGCCGCAGAGGAGCAGGCGGCCTCGATGTCGGAGATCAACGACAGTATCAAATCGCTGAGCGGGCAGGCCGAGCAGCTCAAGGCGCTCCTGTCGGAGTTTGACGTCGCTGTCGACGAAACCGAGCGATCCCGAGACCGCTGATCGACAACAGCGTGAGCACAGACTGACGCTCGGAGCGGTTCGGCACACGCGTTTTCCTGTACCGTTTCGCCGCGTGTATCCACCACAACGCGCAACGCGTCCCAGTACGAGCAGTGATGGAGTCGCAATCCGCGTTGCAGGGACGGCGTGAACCGCCTCGGCCTGCTCCGCCTGTGGATGTTCGTCGAGCGGCTCCGACCTCGCCGGTCGGTTTCGGCGCGTGGGAATCCCCAGTACGCCTTTATTTTGGTCGGGCGAGCAACACATATGAGCGTCATCTGTGAGTTCGAGTTGCAGTCCGCGGATATGCCGCTGTGTGCGGTCGCTGCCGAACTGGACACCCGGCTGATCGTCGACACCGTCGTCTCCGGAACGACCGCGGAGCCGGCACTCGTATTCTCCGCGACAGGCGTCGAACCGGATGCCCTCGAATCGGCGTTGCTCGGCGACGAGTCCGTCGTGGAGTTTGTCGCCATGGACTCGGCTATCGTCGAGTCCCGCTATCGGGTCGTCCTCGATACGGACTACGTCGAGATGTACACCCAGCTCGTCGACCGGCAGACGTATCCGATGGGTGCGCTCGTGACCGAACACGGGTGGAAGGTGAGTACGCAGTTCGCCGACAGAGCGGACCTCGAAGCGTTCCGGGATGCCTGTCAGTCCAGCAGCGTCACG
The genomic region above belongs to Haloarcula hispanica ATCC 33960 and contains:
- a CDS encoding methyl-accepting chemotaxis protein — translated: MEESTAHSGDGDDESADATASAASDTTALERVKAVALLPVRSYLVKFAVALLVIVVLIAAGGFWVQGNATATLEDDTAQQLVQEVNAESGLLNEWIERNERPVLVASNNPLLGFNATREDQQAYTERLAADELQSDRVAAVHLADPTVGTAGEARIVASTDETLRGTRVTSDAHPWVDRTRSIGRDTVVSSNPYTNANGKRVVSSMSVAADFTHVLVVEYDASDLSKQFSTGIDGTFTQVVRPTSSSTEVLFSDAGTDAVGQPYIPNQSQSDIPEISTATEQGTFTDTPAKDAVLDTDHVAAYATIPGTNWVVIKHTPAANAFALSEQIRTDILAFILLALGGVVVVGGTIGRNTATSVQQLSAAATAIEQGEYNVDVSSSRRDEIGQLFTSIGSMRDALVSKIDEAEAAREQATDAQEEAEEERARAEQAKEEAETLAAELEQQAEVYSDVMEACADGDLTRRLPESETDNEAMAAIASSFNDMLAQWERTIVDIQEFAETVTAASEEAEVGATDAERASGEVSESVQEIAAAADEQRDMLDTVSGEMTDLSAAIEEVAASADSVAEHSNQTADVARKGEDTARDALESSRRVQEAIDTTVENVEQLDEQMAEISTIVELIADIAEQTNMLALNANIEAARADKDGEGFAVVADEVKELAGETQASATEIEQLITDVQSQTETTVDEARVAEESMEAGISAVEEVMEAFTEVSEYADKTDAGVQGISDTTDDQAASTEEAVSMTEEVADLSESTADEVQSVSAAAEEQAASMSEINDSIKSLSGQAEQLKALLSEFDVAVDETERSRDR
- a CDS encoding helix-turn-helix domain-containing protein, with the protein product MSVICEFELQSADMPLCAVAAELDTRLIVDTVVSGTTAEPALVFSATGVEPDALESALLGDESVVEFVAMDSAIVESRYRVVLDTDYVEMYTQLVDRQTYPMGALVTEHGWKVSTQFADRADLEAFRDACQSSSVTFRPHRLCETEHGGDDYGLSAPQREALLAAHRQGYFTVPREADLTDLSAELDATTSAISERLRRGTDQLIDHTIASSEQ